A stretch of Paenibacillus peoriae DNA encodes these proteins:
- a CDS encoding multidrug effflux MFS transporter, translating into MNRLSNTVMVAADMTKSRILWIAFVLGALSAFGPLSIDMYLPSLPTLADNLHTTTSLAQLSLTACLLGLAVGQIVAGPLSDVRGRRGPLVISLILYAAASLLCVFAPNIGMLIALRFIQGLTGSAGIVISRAVARDLYSGKELTRFFSLLMLVNGVAPIAAPVLGGAILNFVSWRGVFMVLCVVGVAMLIAVVLGLPETLPTNRRSSGGLKQTLGTLGHLFADRRFMGYAFSQALITGAMFAYIAGSPFVLQDIFGVSPQTYSIIFAVNGLGIVLFSQLTGRLVGRFSERQLLLSGLVIAAVAGISLLTVAFTGGQLFAVLVPLFFVVSCVGIVSTTTTSLAMQSQQRSAGSASAMLGLLPLLLGSIASPLVGLGSGTTPVPMAIVIAIAEVGALLSFIVLAKEARSKV; encoded by the coding sequence ATGAACCGGTTATCCAATACTGTTATGGTTGCCGCAGATATGACCAAATCGCGAATATTATGGATCGCCTTTGTCCTGGGTGCATTGAGTGCTTTCGGGCCGTTGTCCATAGATATGTATTTGCCGTCGCTGCCTACATTAGCCGACAATTTGCATACGACTACTTCGTTGGCGCAGCTTAGTTTGACCGCCTGTCTGTTGGGCCTGGCCGTTGGACAGATCGTTGCTGGTCCGCTTAGCGATGTAAGGGGGCGCAGAGGACCGCTGGTGATCTCGCTCATTCTGTACGCTGCTGCTTCGCTGTTATGCGTGTTTGCGCCGAATATCGGTATGCTCATTGCACTTCGCTTTATTCAAGGGCTTACAGGATCGGCAGGGATCGTGATTTCCAGAGCTGTAGCCCGTGATCTATACTCGGGCAAAGAATTGACACGCTTTTTCTCACTACTCATGCTGGTGAACGGCGTGGCCCCCATTGCTGCACCAGTACTGGGCGGTGCCATTTTGAACTTTGTTTCCTGGCGTGGTGTATTCATGGTACTTTGTGTGGTCGGCGTGGCTATGCTGATTGCCGTCGTATTGGGTTTGCCAGAAACGTTGCCAACGAACCGCCGCTCATCCGGTGGTTTGAAGCAGACGCTAGGAACACTCGGTCATCTGTTTGCCGATCGACGCTTTATGGGCTATGCCTTCTCACAGGCGCTGATTACGGGAGCGATGTTCGCGTATATCGCTGGCTCACCATTCGTGCTTCAGGATATTTTCGGGGTTTCCCCTCAGACGTATAGCATCATTTTTGCAGTGAATGGTTTGGGGATTGTACTGTTTTCCCAGTTAACGGGTAGACTTGTGGGTCGCTTCAGCGAACGACAGTTACTCTTGTCGGGTCTGGTCATTGCGGCTGTAGCCGGAATCAGCTTGCTTACTGTAGCCTTTACCGGAGGCCAATTGTTTGCTGTTTTAGTTCCGCTATTTTTTGTCGTTTCCTGCGTAGGGATTGTGAGTACAACGACGACTTCATTGGCAATGCAGAGTCAGCAGCGCTCCGCAGGTAGTGCGTCCGCCATGCTTGGTTTGCTGCCTCTATTGCTTGGTTCCATCGCTTCACCGCTAGTAGGTTTGGGGAGTGGAACCACCCCCGTACCGATGGCGATCGTTATAGCTATAGCCGAGGTTGGTGCTCTATTAAGCTTTATCGTACTTGCTAAGGAAGCACGCTCAAAAGTATAA
- a CDS encoding pyridoxamine 5'-phosphate oxidase family protein, which yields MGKTETLDRNQLEQAIVKALDNNKFCSLGTVEGGKPKVRYMALFNDGMNIHLATDRKTHKVDELKDNPNAYLLLGYEVGGTKEVVEVEATVQITADEGLRKQVWNDSLKEWFSGPDDPDYVILDVNPTRIEYVGQQTERQVWKK from the coding sequence GTGGGTAAAACGGAAACATTGGATCGCAACCAACTGGAACAAGCCATTGTGAAGGCTTTGGATAACAACAAATTTTGTTCGTTAGGTACGGTAGAGGGTGGCAAACCGAAAGTACGCTATATGGCCCTTTTTAACGATGGAATGAACATTCATCTGGCGACAGATCGCAAAACGCATAAAGTGGATGAGCTAAAGGACAATCCGAATGCTTATCTGCTGCTGGGTTATGAGGTTGGCGGTACGAAGGAAGTTGTAGAAGTGGAGGCTACCGTCCAGATTACAGCTGATGAGGGGCTGCGCAAACAAGTGTGGAACGATTCCTTGAAGGAATGGTTCTCCGGACCGGATGATCCCGATTATGTCATTCTGGACGTGAATCCGACTCGCATTGAGTATGTGGGTCAGCAAACGGAGCGCCAGGTGTGGAAGAAATAA
- a CDS encoding DUF5317 domain-containing protein produces MVYDGVLLGLIVGLFRGGWRQGLIRFSQIRLIAGWMFPVLLLVQFIIFYFQEKWTGLAAINGYLFMGVYVVGLIFLWLNRHHKGFKLIIIGVLMNFIVMAVNGGRMPVSLSASEVLGPYYTDMLKSGSVISKHYMMDASTRLSLLGDIIPLSKPYPRTQVISIGDVVMNFGMFLFIQSIMVVKRTKDKQQETNPRHA; encoded by the coding sequence ATGGTCTATGATGGAGTGCTACTGGGTCTCATTGTAGGTCTGTTCAGAGGAGGCTGGCGGCAAGGTCTGATCCGTTTCAGTCAAATTCGCCTTATAGCCGGCTGGATGTTCCCCGTGCTGCTACTGGTACAATTCATTATTTTTTATTTCCAAGAAAAATGGACTGGGCTGGCAGCCATTAACGGGTATCTATTTATGGGAGTCTACGTGGTTGGATTGATATTTCTCTGGTTGAACAGACATCATAAGGGATTCAAGCTTATTATCATCGGCGTATTGATGAATTTTATCGTTATGGCGGTGAATGGCGGCAGGATGCCAGTCTCGTTGAGCGCTTCGGAGGTGCTGGGTCCCTATTATACAGATATGCTTAAATCCGGAAGTGTCATCTCGAAACATTACATGATGGATGCGAGTACGCGTCTATCATTGCTTGGTGACATTATTCCTCTCTCCAAGCCCTATCCCCGCACGCAGGTAATTAGTATTGGAGATGTTGTCATGAACTTCGGGATGTTTCTGTTTATCCAAAGCATTATGGTCGTGAAAAGAACCAAGGATAAGCAGCAAGAAACCAATCCCCGTCACGCCTAG
- a CDS encoding ABC transporter permease, producing MNPKGKNASWWKSVWPPLVAVLFFLAAWQGAVSYLHIESWLLPAPSLIVQEGMAQTALLGAHTWATIRLTLVGFAIGTATGLLIAIVLHTIPFLKSALYPLLILSQNIPIIALGPLLMVWFGFGMLPKLMVITLVCFFPVAVATMDGLTRTDRMMMNYMQMSGAGRMAIFMKLELPHSLPQVFSGIKIAATYSVMGAIIAEWIGASEGIGYYMLLQKSAYRTDLIFAAIGIIVALSLLMFVIIVLLEKWLVRWKPDQE from the coding sequence ATGAATCCGAAAGGCAAGAACGCATCCTGGTGGAAAAGCGTATGGCCGCCCCTTGTGGCGGTCCTCTTCTTTTTAGCAGCCTGGCAGGGGGCGGTTTCCTATTTACATATTGAATCCTGGCTACTGCCAGCTCCATCCCTCATCGTACAGGAGGGCATGGCCCAGACGGCGCTGCTTGGTGCCCATACATGGGCTACAATTCGCCTGACACTTGTGGGATTCGCTATAGGGACAGCAACGGGACTGTTGATCGCCATCGTTCTTCATACCATTCCTTTTCTCAAATCCGCCCTGTATCCGCTGCTTATCCTGAGCCAAAACATTCCGATCATCGCCCTGGGGCCGCTGCTCATGGTGTGGTTTGGTTTTGGCATGCTGCCCAAGCTGATGGTCATTACCTTAGTATGCTTTTTTCCCGTGGCTGTAGCGACCATGGACGGGCTGACACGGACGGACCGTATGATGATGAACTATATGCAGATGTCGGGTGCAGGTCGCATGGCTATTTTTATGAAGCTGGAGTTGCCACACTCGTTGCCGCAAGTATTCTCCGGCATCAAGATTGCTGCCACCTACAGTGTGATGGGCGCAATTATTGCCGAATGGATTGGTGCGAGCGAAGGAATCGGATATTATATGCTGCTGCAAAAATCGGCCTATCGCACGGACCTCATTTTTGCCGCCATCGGCATCATTGTCGCGCTCAGTTTACTGATGTTTGTCATCATAGTACTACTGGAAAAATGGCTGGTTCGCTGGAAACCGGATCAGGAATAG
- a CDS encoding TatD family hydrolase gives MTTTRPAPLIDAHIHVDSYPPEQQKLLLASLADSSVQAVIAVSMHLDSSRANLRLAERYPGLVRPAFGFHPEQALPPQTELDLLFDWMDEHVQQMVAVGEVGLPYYNRLEASQSGSPFDLAPYIVLLERFIQFASKHSKPIVLHAVYEDADIACDLLERHGVTQAHFHWFKGSAATTERIARNGYYVSFTPDLLYEEEIRSLARQYPSDQIMAETDGPWPFEGPFTGQQTHPRMTADVIRAYSKLTQQDESAVHQLFYENTRRFYSLSDG, from the coding sequence TTGACCACAACAAGACCCGCTCCATTAATCGACGCGCACATTCATGTAGACAGCTACCCGCCCGAACAACAGAAGCTATTGCTCGCTTCACTTGCTGATAGCAGCGTCCAAGCTGTGATAGCCGTGTCGATGCATCTGGACTCCAGCCGAGCCAATCTACGGTTAGCCGAGCGTTACCCTGGGCTAGTACGGCCAGCCTTTGGCTTTCATCCCGAACAGGCCCTTCCACCGCAAACTGAGCTTGACCTCTTGTTCGACTGGATGGACGAACATGTACAGCAGATGGTCGCCGTGGGTGAAGTCGGCTTACCCTATTACAATCGGCTAGAAGCCTCGCAGAGCGGTTCACCTTTTGACCTCGCTCCCTACATAGTGCTACTGGAGCGTTTCATCCAGTTTGCAAGCAAGCATAGCAAGCCCATTGTCCTGCACGCCGTTTATGAAGACGCAGACATCGCTTGTGACCTTCTGGAACGTCACGGCGTCACGCAGGCGCATTTTCACTGGTTTAAAGGCTCTGCCGCCACGACCGAACGTATCGCCCGGAACGGCTATTATGTCTCCTTCACACCGGATCTCCTGTACGAAGAAGAGATCCGCAGTTTGGCAAGGCAGTATCCGTCTGATCAGATCATGGCAGAGACAGACGGTCCCTGGCCGTTCGAGGGTCCTTTTACCGGACAACAGACACATCCCCGGATGACTGCCGACGTCATTCGCGCGTACAGCAAGCTGACCCAGCAAGATGAATCTGCCGTCCATCAATTATTTTATGAAAATACGAGACGCTTTTACTCACTATCTGATGGATAA
- a CDS encoding MTH1187 family thiamine-binding protein: MANTLLSIQVIPKTPNNEDSYPYVDKAIEVIQRSGVKHQVNPLDTTMEGELDELLKVVKEMHEALTEAGSPSVISQIKIAHNPQGISMNKLTEKYRP, encoded by the coding sequence ATGGCTAATACACTGCTCAGTATTCAAGTAATCCCTAAAACTCCTAATAACGAGGACTCTTACCCGTATGTAGATAAGGCGATTGAGGTCATTCAGCGCTCCGGTGTCAAACATCAGGTGAACCCATTGGATACGACCATGGAGGGCGAGCTCGACGAGTTGCTGAAAGTGGTTAAAGAAATGCATGAGGCTTTGACGGAAGCGGGCAGTCCCAGCGTCATTTCACAGATCAAAATCGCACATAACCCACAAGGCATCAGCATGAACAAGCTGACCGAGAAATATCGCCCATGA
- a CDS encoding ABC transporter ATP-binding protein, translating into MSLHPTDLSSHNVANEQRAGDQQSPSTAPSALELDGISLAFREKRSLLPVLQDVSLTVKPGEFVSLIGPSGSGKSTLFHIIGGLLKPQQGRIRMHGRDMTGERGHISYMPQQSALFPWRTTLDNVLLGQENAPRKNTAVPPQYASERERRKEALQWLEQVGLGKFAKAYPHTLSGGMQQRAAFLRALLSPQELMLLDEPFSALDALTRADMQQWLLRMWEKNRRSVLFITHSIEEALLLSDRIYVLSARPASVVHVVDVPFPRPRREEITLDPLFIEWKRTMTGWMREEKYKLDGDMDNAQSVHKNIPEDGLNRHE; encoded by the coding sequence ATGAGTCTGCATCCGACTGACTTATCATCACACAACGTGGCTAATGAACAACGAGCCGGGGACCAGCAGAGTCCTTCGACTGCCCCTTCTGCTCTGGAATTGGACGGGATCAGCCTCGCCTTCCGCGAAAAGCGAAGCTTACTGCCCGTGCTGCAGGATGTATCCCTCACAGTCAAGCCGGGAGAATTCGTTTCTCTCATCGGTCCGTCAGGCAGCGGCAAAAGTACGCTGTTTCACATCATCGGCGGGCTACTCAAACCACAGCAGGGACGTATCCGTATGCACGGACGAGACATGACTGGTGAACGTGGGCATATCAGCTATATGCCACAGCAGTCCGCCCTTTTCCCGTGGCGCACCACGCTGGATAATGTACTGCTTGGGCAGGAAAATGCTCCACGTAAAAATACAGCAGTCCCCCCTCAGTACGCCAGTGAACGCGAACGTCGCAAAGAAGCCCTGCAATGGCTCGAGCAGGTTGGACTAGGCAAATTCGCCAAGGCGTATCCACATACGCTGTCTGGTGGAATGCAACAGCGTGCAGCCTTTCTTCGCGCACTGCTCAGCCCGCAGGAATTAATGCTGCTGGATGAGCCGTTCAGCGCACTCGACGCGCTGACACGTGCAGATATGCAGCAATGGTTATTGCGGATGTGGGAGAAGAACCGCCGCTCTGTGCTGTTCATTACCCACAGCATTGAAGAAGCGTTGCTGCTCTCCGACCGCATTTATGTGCTGTCAGCGCGACCTGCTTCGGTGGTGCATGTCGTAGATGTCCCTTTTCCCCGCCCGCGTAGGGAAGAAATCACCCTCGATCCACTCTTTATTGAATGGAAGCGAACCATGACCGGCTGGATGCGTGAGGAAAAGTACAAACTGGACGGCGACATGGACAATGCTCAGAGCGTTCACAAGAATATCCCGGAAGATGGATTGAATCGGCATGAGTGA
- a CDS encoding copper ion binding protein translates to MAQVTLNVEGMSCNHCVKAVEGALEKVGATAKVSLETKQVNVEYDESKLNVEALKTAIEDQGYDVV, encoded by the coding sequence ATGGCACAAGTTACATTGAACGTAGAGGGCATGAGCTGCAATCATTGCGTGAAGGCAGTAGAAGGGGCTTTGGAGAAGGTTGGCGCTACCGCCAAGGTCAGCCTCGAAACGAAGCAAGTAAATGTAGAATATGACGAGTCCAAGCTGAACGTTGAAGCGCTGAAAACAGCCATTGAAGACCAAGGCTATGATGTTGTTTAA
- a CDS encoding metal-sensitive transcriptional regulator, whose protein sequence is MAEEQSASHTEVHENHCGTDGEKTIRKSHHSAEFKNSLVSRLNRIEGQVRGIKGLIEKDTYCDDVLNQIAAVQSALNGVGKLLLEGHMKSCVIERMQAGEQEVIDELLVTVKKLIR, encoded by the coding sequence ATGGCTGAGGAGCAATCTGCTTCCCACACTGAAGTCCATGAGAATCACTGTGGAACAGATGGGGAAAAGACAATTAGAAAAAGTCATCATTCGGCAGAGTTCAAGAACAGCCTCGTATCCCGGTTGAACCGTATTGAAGGTCAGGTTCGCGGAATTAAGGGCTTGATTGAGAAGGATACCTACTGTGACGATGTACTGAACCAGATTGCGGCTGTCCAGTCCGCGCTGAATGGTGTCGGTAAGCTGCTGCTGGAAGGGCATATGAAAAGCTGTGTCATTGAGCGCATGCAGGCAGGAGAGCAGGAAGTGATTGACGAGCTGCTGGTTACGGTCAAAAAGCTAATCCGTTAA
- a CDS encoding heavy metal translocating P-type ATPase, whose protein sequence is MENRATDGDKQTTLHITGMSCAACASRIEKGLKRIDGVAQANVNLALEQASISYDPKQVEIAEFRDKIASLGFGTVSEEANLNVTGMTCAACATRIEKGLNRMPGVTGATVNLAMETAHVEYAAGSIAVGDLVSKIEQLGYGAIPQSAEDNIADVRSKDIHRKKWKWIVSAVLSLPLLWAMVAHFSFTSWIYVPELFLNPWFQLVLTTPIQFIIGWQFYVGAYKALRNGSSNMDVLVALGTSAAYFYSLYLTLRPADVMEGMAGMPVMTMPELYYETSAVLITLILVGKWFEAVAKGRSSEAIKSLMSLQATTARVVRDGQELDIPIEQVRVKDIFIVRPGEKIPVDGVVVDGRSAVDESMLSGESLPVEKEAGSAVTGATLNKNGVLRIQAERVGGDTALSRIIKVVEDAQSSKAPIQRIADQISGIFVPIVVAIAVLAFIVWFFLVTPTDFAGSLEKMIAVLVIACPCALGLATPTSIMAGSGRAAEYGILFKGGEHLEMTRSVNAVVLDKTGTVTNGKPELTDVMVGASGMAEKDLLRLLGAAEKSSEHPLAEAIVKGIADRGIELVGPTDFENIPGYGVKAHVEGKQVLAGTRRLMSREGIAIDDLAEQYMNNLEKEGKTAMLVAVDGTYAGLVAVADTIKETSREAVARLRAMNIEVIMITGDNERTARAVAAEAGIERVLAEVLPEGKAEEVKRLQEQGMIVAMVGDGINDAPALATANIGMAMGTGTDVAMEAADITLMRGNLNSIPDAIEMSRRTMTNIRQNLFWALGYNVIGIPIAALGFLAPWLAGAAMAFSSVSVVLNALRLQRVKL, encoded by the coding sequence ATGGAAAACCGTGCGACCGACGGTGACAAGCAGACAACGCTTCACATTACAGGGATGTCCTGTGCCGCCTGCGCAAGCCGTATTGAGAAAGGTTTAAAGCGAATAGATGGTGTGGCACAGGCTAATGTGAATTTGGCTTTGGAGCAGGCGTCGATATCCTATGATCCCAAGCAGGTGGAGATCGCTGAATTCCGCGATAAAATTGCTTCTCTTGGGTTTGGAACTGTAAGTGAAGAAGCCAATCTGAATGTAACGGGCATGACTTGCGCGGCCTGTGCAACCCGGATTGAAAAGGGATTGAATCGGATGCCTGGTGTAACAGGTGCCACGGTAAATTTGGCGATGGAAACCGCTCATGTGGAATATGCCGCGGGGAGTATTGCGGTTGGTGATCTGGTGAGCAAGATTGAACAGCTAGGCTACGGAGCGATCCCGCAGAGCGCTGAGGACAATATCGCGGATGTCCGCAGTAAGGATATCCATCGTAAAAAATGGAAGTGGATTGTGTCCGCAGTGCTGTCGTTGCCGTTGTTGTGGGCGATGGTGGCTCATTTTTCCTTTACATCATGGATTTATGTGCCAGAACTGTTCTTGAATCCATGGTTCCAACTAGTGCTGACAACGCCGATTCAGTTCATCATTGGTTGGCAGTTTTATGTGGGCGCGTACAAAGCGCTTCGTAACGGCAGTTCGAATATGGATGTGTTAGTTGCACTGGGAACGTCTGCGGCTTATTTTTACAGCTTGTACCTTACTCTGCGTCCGGCTGATGTTATGGAGGGGATGGCGGGAATGCCTGTCATGACCATGCCAGAGCTGTATTACGAGACAAGCGCGGTGCTAATTACGCTTATTTTGGTTGGTAAATGGTTCGAAGCGGTAGCCAAAGGGCGTTCGTCCGAGGCGATCAAGAGCCTGATGAGTCTACAGGCGACAACGGCACGTGTAGTACGTGATGGGCAAGAGCTTGATATTCCGATTGAACAGGTACGTGTGAAGGATATCTTTATTGTACGACCCGGCGAGAAAATTCCTGTCGATGGTGTGGTCGTAGACGGACGTTCGGCAGTGGACGAATCCATGTTAAGTGGTGAGAGTCTTCCGGTTGAAAAAGAAGCTGGTTCCGCAGTTACAGGGGCGACGCTCAATAAAAACGGGGTTCTACGTATCCAGGCTGAGCGTGTGGGTGGTGATACGGCGTTGTCCCGTATTATTAAGGTCGTGGAAGATGCGCAAAGCTCCAAGGCTCCCATTCAGCGGATTGCGGATCAGATTTCCGGTATTTTTGTCCCCATTGTTGTTGCTATCGCTGTGTTGGCCTTTATCGTCTGGTTTTTCCTTGTGACGCCGACTGATTTTGCAGGCTCACTGGAGAAAATGATTGCAGTTCTCGTCATTGCTTGCCCTTGTGCGCTCGGATTGGCAACTCCAACGTCCATTATGGCAGGATCGGGACGTGCCGCTGAATATGGTATTCTGTTCAAGGGCGGCGAGCATTTGGAGATGACCCGTTCAGTCAACGCAGTGGTGTTGGATAAGACAGGTACAGTTACGAATGGCAAGCCAGAGCTGACGGATGTTATGGTTGGAGCAAGCGGCATGGCTGAAAAGGATTTGCTGCGGTTGCTCGGTGCGGCAGAAAAAAGCTCAGAGCATCCGCTGGCGGAAGCCATTGTAAAGGGGATTGCAGATCGAGGCATTGAGCTAGTAGGACCGACAGATTTTGAAAATATTCCGGGTTATGGTGTGAAGGCACATGTGGAAGGTAAACAGGTATTGGCCGGTACACGCCGATTGATGAGCAGGGAAGGCATCGCAATAGATGACTTAGCTGAGCAGTATATGAACAATCTGGAAAAAGAAGGGAAAACCGCGATGCTGGTCGCTGTGGACGGTACCTATGCCGGACTGGTGGCCGTAGCGGACACGATTAAAGAAACGTCACGGGAGGCCGTTGCTCGTCTGCGGGCGATGAACATTGAAGTCATTATGATTACTGGTGACAATGAACGGACTGCGCGGGCTGTTGCCGCCGAGGCCGGAATTGAACGAGTGCTGGCGGAGGTGCTACCTGAAGGAAAGGCTGAGGAAGTGAAACGGCTTCAGGAGCAAGGCATGATCGTAGCTATGGTTGGGGATGGTATTAACGATGCGCCTGCGCTGGCTACTGCTAATATTGGTATGGCGATGGGTACGGGAACGGATGTGGCCATGGAGGCGGCGGATATTACCCTCATGCGCGGCAACCTGAACAGCATTCCTGACGCGATTGAAATGAGCCGCCGGACCATGACAAACATACGGCAAAATCTGTTTTGGGCGCTCGGGTATAACGTGATCGGTATTCCGATTGCCGCTTTGGGCTTCCTTGCCCCATGGTTGGCGGGAGCGGCCATGGCATTTAGCTCTGTATCAGTTGTGCTGAATGCGCTGCGTCTCCAACGAGTAAAGCTGTAA
- the nfsA gene encoding oxygen-insensitive NADPH nitroreductase encodes MNDTISLLMNHRSVRKFKSDPITDEQLAAIVAAGQMASSSSNVQAYTVIAVTEPSLKTKLAELAGGQAYVEQCPAFLVWCADLYRLKQVTLHHQPGQPSYEGSVENYTVATIDAALAAQNAAVAAESLGLGIVYIGGIRTNIAEVSELLGLPELVYPVFGMCIGVPDQETGLRPRLPLSGVLHMNGYDKNQTMKAVEVYDHTSAEYLKERTGGQRSTPWSEQMAGRLTEPARLQLKPFLEQKGFLKQ; translated from the coding sequence ATGAATGATACGATTTCCTTGTTGATGAATCACCGGTCTGTGCGAAAATTCAAGTCAGACCCCATTACCGACGAGCAGCTCGCAGCTATTGTGGCAGCTGGCCAAATGGCTTCCTCGTCCAGCAATGTGCAGGCATATACTGTTATCGCCGTTACCGAGCCTTCTTTGAAAACAAAACTGGCGGAGTTGGCAGGAGGGCAGGCTTACGTTGAGCAATGCCCTGCGTTTTTGGTATGGTGCGCAGACCTGTATCGCTTGAAACAGGTCACGCTCCACCATCAGCCAGGTCAGCCTTCCTATGAAGGGTCCGTTGAAAATTATACGGTTGCGACCATTGATGCCGCGTTAGCTGCACAAAATGCAGCGGTAGCCGCTGAATCACTGGGCTTGGGCATCGTCTACATTGGCGGCATTCGTACTAACATAGCAGAGGTGTCTGAGTTGTTAGGGTTGCCAGAGCTGGTGTATCCAGTATTCGGTATGTGTATTGGTGTACCGGATCAGGAAACGGGCTTGCGTCCACGTCTTCCGCTGTCCGGTGTTTTGCATATGAACGGCTACGACAAAAATCAGACGATGAAAGCTGTAGAGGTATACGATCACACATCAGCGGAATATTTGAAGGAACGTACGGGCGGTCAACGCTCTACGCCATGGTCTGAGCAAATGGCCGGAAGATTGACCGAGCCAGCACGCTTGCAGTTGAAGCCATTTTTGGAACAGAAGGGTTTCTTGAAGCAATAA
- a CDS encoding ABC transporter substrate-binding protein — MKRMKILSLGLISLWLMALTLTACGGSPPTSQEAASATDTQTSTPAKGLKDVKIVLDWTPNTNHTGLYVAKDKGFYEKAGLNVQIVQPGSGGADQMVASNAAPFGISYQEGVTQARTQGVPLVSIAAVIQHNTSGFAAPVDRGIKSPKDFEGKKYGGWGSPVEEAVMKSIMDSDKGDVSKVKIVNMGNADYFTAVKRDIDFAWIFYAWTGIEAQLRDEPLDMLYVKDYSKSLDYYTPVIVSNEQTIKNDPELVKAFMDATAQGYEYTIAHPEEAADILSKAVPELDKKLVLASQKWLSPRYQDDAAQWGVQKAEVWQNYSDWMYERKLLSKPLEVDKAFTNDFLPKR; from the coding sequence ATGAAGCGCATGAAAATATTAAGCCTGGGACTGATCAGTCTGTGGCTCATGGCCCTGACCCTGACCGCTTGCGGTGGAAGTCCCCCTACATCCCAAGAAGCAGCTTCCGCTACCGACACTCAAACGTCTACTCCGGCAAAGGGGCTCAAAGATGTTAAAATCGTGCTCGACTGGACACCCAATACGAATCATACGGGACTCTATGTCGCCAAGGACAAAGGATTTTACGAAAAAGCAGGTTTGAATGTCCAAATTGTTCAACCTGGTTCAGGCGGAGCCGATCAAATGGTTGCTTCTAATGCTGCACCTTTTGGTATCAGCTACCAAGAAGGCGTCACACAGGCCCGCACGCAAGGTGTGCCGCTTGTATCCATCGCTGCGGTGATTCAGCATAATACCTCAGGCTTCGCAGCCCCGGTAGATCGCGGAATTAAAAGCCCGAAAGATTTTGAAGGTAAAAAATACGGCGGTTGGGGCTCTCCCGTAGAAGAAGCGGTCATGAAATCCATCATGGATTCAGACAAAGGCGATGTGAGCAAAGTGAAGATCGTCAACATGGGCAATGCAGACTATTTTACAGCCGTGAAGCGGGATATCGACTTTGCCTGGATTTTCTACGCATGGACCGGAATCGAGGCCCAACTTCGAGATGAGCCATTGGATATGCTGTATGTAAAAGATTATTCCAAAAGCCTCGACTACTATACGCCTGTAATTGTGAGCAACGAACAGACGATAAAAAATGATCCCGAGCTGGTCAAAGCGTTCATGGACGCTACCGCCCAAGGCTATGAATACACTATCGCCCATCCGGAAGAAGCCGCGGACATCTTAAGCAAAGCTGTACCGGAGCTGGATAAAAAACTGGTACTTGCCAGCCAAAAATGGCTAAGCCCACGTTATCAGGATGATGCCGCGCAATGGGGCGTGCAAAAAGCGGAGGTATGGCAAAACTATTCGGACTGGATGTACGAACGCAAGCTGCTCAGCAAGCCTTTGGAAGTCGATAAGGCCTTCACAAACGACTTCTTGCCCAAGCGCTGA